caaattatcttcttcaggCAGTAGAATTTCCAAACCTTTCTTGTCAAAGCTAGCATTTCCCTGACTTGGACCAGGTAGTGCTGAATTCCTGAACTCAATTCCTGATTCTTTAGGAACAGCAGCATCCTTAGCGCTATTGAAGGGTAGGGTTGGTTCAATAGGGTAGTATACTTCATGGCAAGACGACTCATTACGACCACCAGGTGCAGATCCTCTAATAGAAACTGGTGCATCTTTGGAATGCAGCTCATTCATAAATGCAGCCCCAAATAATGCTTCCAGTGTCAAGTTCTTCTCTGAAGTAGGAACATTTTCAGCCTTATTAACTGGATCACTTGTAGATATCCCACCATTGGCCATTATATTTGCGTCAACACTCTGCAGTTCATCAGCTGATCCTATCTGGAAACCCAACGACGACAATCCCTTATTATCTGGTCCCTTTTGTAACAATGAAAGAAGATGCTGTGATGCATGATTATCTACAGCAACTTTCTGCGTGGCAATTGACTCATCCACAACAGTCTGATGCTCCCGTATAGCATTTTCCCGAGTCGAGCTGCTATTGCTCTTAACCTGAGCCAGCATCGTCTGCTCAAGATCCTCACACGTCATCATTACTGGAACCGTCTCTGGAACATCAGAACGGTTGTACTGTTCCAGGATTCCATCAGCAGGTGTAGGAGATGTAAATGAGAAAAGCTTGGATGCAGAATCAGATTTATCAATAGGTGATCTCGGTGATAAATTCTGAACAGCACCATCAGATAAAGGAGTGTGAATTATATCTTCTGGCCCTGAATTTTCATTTTTGACAATCATGGAGAGCAGGCTCTTTGAAGATAAGTCTTCTgcaggtttcaaatctgcaggAAATACAAAGTTTGAAATCATCAAAAGAACGGATCACCAAATGGACGCTGTGGAGTAAAGAGGGGCATGTCCTCAGCTCTTTTTATTTTGGGGAATTTTTGTGCATGATGATTTACCTcgaccaacctaggaggaaATAGGTGGCTTTGAcattaagaagaaataggcacccAAATTCGAGTTGAAGAGGACTCGAACCTAGGTGGTAGAGATGTACAGCCACACCTTCCACCAACTGAGCTAGGCTCAGTTGCTCGCATGATGATTTACAAAGATGCTAATACCACTTTGACCAAATGTCTGACATAATGAAACCAGCTAGCAAATTAACGAAACAGGGTTACCTTCATCAAGAAACCAGCGGGCAAATTTGGATGATTCTGGTAAAGAAGAAACCATCATATGGTCATCAGTTTTCAGTGGCTGACTCTGCAAAAGGCATCAAAGTCAGAATAAACACATGACCCATGCAACAGGTATTTGAATGCCCAACAAAATTGGAACTCTTCTTTCCAGAGCACCTTGGTGCTACATGGCAAGGACCAGAAACAAATTGTAATTTCTAAACTGTAGCTGTAACCCACCAAATGTTTCTTTACATTTAAACCTAACAGGATAAGATGTGGATTCAAGGCCATTTGAGCAAGTAAATCAACAAAGTAGGAAGCTATCACATCAATGCGCAAAACACAAAGATGTTTTAAGTTAGATTATCAACTGTCACCTTTCTTATAAACAATAATAACTGAACTGGAACAGTAAACGAATTATATCTAAGACCTAACTGCATTTTAGAAAGCATGAATTGTGCAATAAAATCAGATATAAAACTGTGAAGGTGCAAGTTTAAATCACAATTACATCACAAGATTTGGTTGGATCACATTGCAATTCATAGCTTATATAAATATACACAGAATCATAAAGATCCATGAGAGGCTTCTGCACAGATAAGGAACTAAGACTAAGCAGGACCAAACAAGGATTTGTGGCCGTACCTCAACATAAATCGGTACATTGCTGCCACTTTTTGATAATGCATTGCCAAAGAACTGTTCCAAGATTGAGATTGAATTGTCCTTCCTAACTGGatcaatattttttgatttgCCTTCCTTTTCAATAGAATACTTATCCATTACATCAGCTTGCCAATCTTTGCTCCCTTGCAGTTTGCTAGAAGCAAATTCAGTCGAAGAGGTAACACCCACAGATGGAAGCATGTGCTTTTGAGCCATAGTAGAAATGTTATCGGAAATACCCTTCTCTTTGCTTTCACATGCAGCAATCTCTGCTGCTGACTGGTTTCCCTCTAGATGACCACCAAGTCGTGCAATATTCGCCATGTTAGCCTCACTAGTTGCATTGTGAGCCTACAAGTACAAACATAATAAGTAACAATATGGCGTTGGTGGATAGTAGATTTGCTAAGGAAAAGATTCTAtcagagagaagatgaagaactaAAGGTTCAATCTTCAATGaactcaaatttttctaaaggCAACAACTGCATGGTAGGAACAAACTGTGTGTAATTGCTGGCATTCAACTAATCTGTTAACTATTGAAAGAATGTCTGGATACTACCTTTGGTTCAAGTGAGATGTTGGACGACTGTGACTGAAGCTTTTTCTCCACAAATGCATTTGCAAAACCAGGCGGCACAAGTGGCCTGGCTGCGGGAGCTGGTAGAACTGAAGATCCATCTAGCTTCTCATTTTTGGTTTTGGCATTTGCCTTTTCAGTAAACGTCTGTAACTGTGAAATGATATCATCACTGGGATTTTCTTTCAGGATATCAGGACCATTTTTCTTTCCTTGCATGGTTTTATGTTGCTCTTTCCTCATCAATTCAAATGACGCTGCATATAAGGGCAATGTGAGACTCAGACACTATAGATGATTGTGGTGCAAAAAATGGATATTTTATGTTGCAGTAAGAGACACTGACCCCTCcgtttcctttcttcttctgctCTGTCGTCATTTGAGCATTCAGAAGACCCAAATGTCTCATCATTTATTGAGTCAATATCTTTCCGTGAAAAGGGAGCAGCCTGTCATTAATGTGTAACGTACTCACTAAGGTTGCCGAGATTGTCAATCTATAAGAGGAAGGAAGGAAAGGCACATGCATGCAAGCTCAAACCTTGAACGGACGTGGTGGCTGGTAACGTTCAGAAGTCCTGTTTAGCTGATACGCATTACCATGATCCTTCGATGCCAACTGTCCAGCATATCCTGATGGTTTAGGGAAACCACCACTTCCCAGTAGGCCGGCATGCTCCGTGTTCTGCCAATTCCGTTTGAATTGGTTTCCACTGCGCATATCTGCATGGTAACATTATTAACTCCACAGCAGAAGGACCTAAGTAATGCAGTCGACATTCCTAATATGCCCATAAATAGGATGGGCAACGTGAAGTAAAATATggctaactaaaaaaataataatcatgcAATCAATGTATCTCCACCTTCCTCTGTTTACTATTATTGGTTAAATAAATGCACACATCTATGAGTATACACTTGAAAGCTTCCGAATGGCAAGTCCACAAGACACTGAATCATTTCACAGGCGAAAAAAGGGCAAGGCGAACAATTCTTTACTAATCTTTCACAGGCTACCAACATTGACAAAATAAGGAAGTAAGGAATTACGTAAACACTGTCCAAAAATAAACAAGCTTACCCTGTGTTAAAGACTCGCGGTCAGGTAACTCCCCATCCCGGTCGCTTGATCCAGTCGAGCGAGTGTCCCACCTCCCTCCTGAGTT
The sequence above is drawn from the Phragmites australis chromosome 10, lpPhrAust1.1, whole genome shotgun sequence genome and encodes:
- the LOC133931022 gene encoding uncharacterized protein LOC133931022, translated to MSSEPPEPKTKMRIVYSRDFLLSFGELEHCKKLPAGFDSALLSELEELSSGVLERNKGYYNTPLGRSDVSGGYTYSSRGGNSGGRWDTRSTGSSDRDGELPDRESLTQDMRSGNQFKRNWQNTEHAGLLGSGGFPKPSGYAGQLASKDHGNAYQLNRTSERYQPPRPFKAAPFSRKDIDSINDETFGSSECSNDDRAEEERKRRASFELMRKEQHKTMQGKKNGPDILKENPSDDIISQLQTFTEKANAKTKNEKLDGSSVLPAPAARPLVPPGFANAFVEKKLQSQSSNISLEPKAHNATSEANMANIARLGGHLEGNQSAAEIAACESKEKGISDNISTMAQKHMLPSVGVTSSTEFASSKLQGSKDWQADVMDKYSIEKEGKSKNIDPVRKDNSISILEQFFGNALSKSGSNVPIYVESQPLKTDDHMMVSSLPESSKFARWFLDEDLKPAEDLSSKSLLSMIVKNENSGPEDIIHTPLSDGAVQNLSPRSPIDKSDSASKLFSFTSPTPADGILEQYNRSDVPETVPVMMTCEDLEQTMLAQVKSNSSSTRENAIREHQTVVDESIATQKVAVDNHASQHLLSLLQKGPDNKGLSSLGFQIGSADELQSVDANIMANGGISTSDPVNKAENVPTSEKNLTLEALFGAAFMNELHSKDAPVSIRGSAPGGRNESSCHEVYYPIEPTLPFNSAKDAAVPKESGIEFRNSALPGPSQGNASFDKKGLEILLPEEDNLFTMNDSLPIHNSDLLPSVKSSRVEGLLPEKAVDGLSYRFQSLVPGDAEHIQVLGPDALGSHSREQRYQVESQNLYRLQGRPPMMAPRPMMDRIVNRNQQSPFDMPQSIRHDPHRSFPTNVNPMQHSLHAPGVPHLDPAAHHLMLQHISMPRSFPPEGLPRGVPPSQSQPVHHMRGYRPEMSNVNNFHMHPRQPGYGEFGMMMPGPSGPDVGGNHAEAFEMLMQMEMSAARSKQQVHPAMAGPVPGGMYGHELDMNLRYR